In Parasegetibacter sp. NRK P23, a single genomic region encodes these proteins:
- a CDS encoding DUF1801 domain-containing protein, which produces METVKTIDQYFERYTQKQKHLLQQMRSIIAKAAPSATEIISYAMPTFQLHGNLVHFALAKNHLGFYPSPSAITKFEDKLKPYTTSKGAVQFPLNKPLPVQLITEMVRFRVKENEEKFRKKSLRICKNGHQYYKSSDCPVCPECEKMKKPLAGFGAELAAPARRALENAGITTVKQLAAHTEQEVLALHGMGKASLPLLRKMLQEAGKTFAK; this is translated from the coding sequence ATGGAAACAGTTAAAACGATAGATCAATATTTCGAGCGATATACTCAGAAGCAGAAACACTTGTTGCAGCAAATGCGGTCCATCATCGCGAAAGCCGCTCCTTCCGCCACGGAAATCATCAGTTATGCAATGCCTACTTTTCAACTGCATGGCAACCTGGTGCATTTCGCCCTGGCAAAAAATCACCTGGGGTTTTATCCTTCGCCTTCCGCCATCACGAAGTTTGAAGATAAGTTGAAACCGTATACTACCTCCAAAGGTGCTGTTCAGTTTCCCCTGAATAAACCTCTGCCTGTTCAACTGATTACAGAAATGGTGCGTTTCCGCGTTAAAGAGAATGAAGAGAAATTCAGAAAGAAATCGTTGCGAATTTGCAAGAACGGGCACCAATACTACAAAAGCAGTGATTGTCCCGTTTGTCCGGAATGCGAAAAAATGAAAAAGCCCTTAGCCGGTTTTGGGGCGGAACTTGCCGCACCCGCGAGAAGGGCGCTGGAAAACGCCGGCATCACTACTGTAAAACAGCTTGCGGCTCATACAGAACAAGAAGTACTGGCCCTCCATGGCATGGGTAAGGCGTCGTTACCGCTTTTGAGAAAAATGCTGCAGGAAGCCGGAAAGACGTTTGCGAAGTAG
- a CDS encoding T9SS type A sorting domain-containing protein produces the protein MTLSAATITGRDRVGGIVGMAAGDAGTRTNLIHLEVLNSTIAADPTNATASGAVGGVAGCTIYTGLNELVSSGTVGGRQRVGGLVGYLLTGSQIRNSYSSANVSSNVTTDTRFIGGAFGVIESFAAPAAVAGSCYATGTVSLSTATTSNNGDIGGFAGLINGYYTVSNCYALGTTTGPVATSNTARGTGGFAGRVTGNTGSVSNCYSTVSVNGSVGQFGGFTAVSSGVVNNCFWNTTTSTRSTSAAGTGATTAQLQLMNTFFLASWDMACERLNGNNDYWGMNPSANGGYPFLSWQPHTAQCPEWTGNSSNTFSTTTNWVNNFVPLEGMDVVMNAAASRNLTLGQNWTVGHVLFNGAGRNIELGTFGLSTIGTISGADASNYIQTNGTGKLGMNLLNGASVNFPIGNSAYNPVQITNNSGATDFFSVTVSDAVLGEGSSGGTILQPHVQRTWDISKLNANAGAGVNFVFNWNPGEISGVLGTPALYHYNGTQWEEQTGTTSAGSNSLSYTGYTGSFSPFTVATAGATLPVTGWKLSATPVGDFIKVRWETASEYNTKEYVVERSMNGINWSAIATQKARGYSNSVSKYEFVDQRPNAGMNYYRIKQYDQDGSFAYSPVTTVETKKSIHFKVFPNPAQHAVFIQGNSVDGQTSVQIYNAQGMLVGTKQFSGNGYIPVQHLAAGVYHLKVKQGHKEERITIVKQ, from the coding sequence ATGACTTTATCTGCCGCCACCATTACCGGTCGCGACCGGGTTGGTGGTATTGTGGGCATGGCAGCGGGCGATGCAGGTACAAGAACTAATTTGATCCATTTAGAGGTATTAAATTCCACCATCGCGGCTGATCCCACGAATGCCACGGCTTCCGGCGCAGTAGGCGGCGTGGCAGGGTGCACAATTTATACCGGCCTGAATGAGTTGGTGAGTTCCGGCACCGTGGGGGGTAGACAAAGGGTTGGCGGTCTGGTAGGGTACTTGCTAACGGGATCTCAGATACGAAATTCTTATTCTTCTGCGAACGTAAGCAGCAATGTAACCACAGATACAAGATTCATTGGTGGCGCTTTTGGTGTGATTGAATCTTTTGCGGCTCCCGCAGCAGTTGCAGGAAGTTGTTATGCCACCGGAACGGTTTCTTTGTCTACGGCTACCACTTCCAACAATGGCGATATTGGTGGTTTCGCAGGATTGATCAACGGATATTACACAGTAAGCAATTGTTATGCGCTTGGTACTACAACCGGCCCGGTTGCTACCAGCAACACTGCCAGGGGAACCGGAGGGTTTGCGGGAAGAGTCACCGGTAATACCGGCTCCGTTTCCAACTGTTATTCCACAGTATCCGTGAATGGTTCAGTTGGGCAGTTCGGTGGGTTCACTGCCGTAAGTTCGGGCGTGGTCAACAATTGCTTCTGGAACACCACCACTTCTACCCGTTCCACATCTGCCGCAGGCACAGGCGCTACTACAGCGCAGTTGCAACTGATGAATACTTTCTTCCTCGCCTCCTGGGATATGGCCTGCGAAAGGTTAAACGGCAACAACGATTACTGGGGTATGAATCCCTCTGCAAATGGGGGCTATCCTTTCCTGAGCTGGCAGCCACATACAGCACAGTGTCCGGAATGGACCGGCAACAGCAGCAACACCTTCTCCACAACAACTAACTGGGTAAATAATTTTGTGCCGCTGGAAGGTATGGATGTGGTGATGAATGCCGCCGCATCGCGCAACCTTACACTCGGACAAAACTGGACTGTGGGGCATGTGCTGTTCAACGGAGCAGGACGGAATATTGAATTGGGAACGTTCGGGTTAAGTACTATCGGTACAATATCCGGAGCAGATGCTTCGAATTATATTCAGACCAACGGTACCGGTAAGTTAGGAATGAACTTGCTTAATGGCGCTTCCGTAAATTTTCCCATAGGCAACAGCGCTTACAACCCGGTACAGATCACGAACAATTCCGGTGCAACTGACTTTTTTTCTGTAACGGTTTCTGATGCGGTGCTGGGAGAAGGCAGCTCCGGCGGAACCATTCTTCAACCGCATGTGCAACGCACCTGGGATATTTCAAAACTGAACGCGAACGCAGGTGCGGGCGTGAACTTTGTTTTTAACTGGAACCCGGGTGAAATATCAGGCGTATTGGGCACACCGGCGCTCTATCATTACAATGGCACGCAGTGGGAAGAGCAAACGGGAACCACTTCGGCAGGAAGCAACAGTTTGAGCTATACCGGCTATACAGGAAGTTTTTCTCCGTTCACGGTGGCCACGGCAGGTGCAACACTGCCCGTAACAGGCTGGAAATTATCCGCCACACCGGTGGGTGATTTTATAAAGGTGCGCTGGGAAACGGCTTCTGAATACAACACGAAGGAATATGTGGTAGAACGCAGTATGAACGGAATAAACTGGAGTGCCATAGCCACGCAAAAAGCCCGCGGGTACAGTAATTCGGTTAGTAAATACGAGTTTGTTGACCAGCGGCCCAACGCAGGAATGAACTATTACCGCATCAAACAATACGACCAGGATGGAAGCTTTGCTTATTCTCCCGTAACAACGGTGGAAACTAAAAAAAGCATTCATTTTAAAGTGTTCCCCAATCCCGCTCAACATGCTGTTTTTATCCAGGGCAATTCGGTAGATGGACAAACATCGGTACAAATTTATAATGCGCAGGGGATGTTGGTGGGCACAAAACAGTTTAGTGGTAATGGATATATTCCGGTACAACACCTGGCTGCGGGCGTGTATCATTTAAAAGTGAAGCAGGGGCATAAGGAAGAGCGTATTACGATTGTGAAGCAATAA
- a CDS encoding LytTR family DNA-binding domain-containing protein, translated as MMNAVIIDDEPLNITNLQRLLEQYCPEVKIINTATSADKGAEAILEHAPDLVFLDIQMPGKSGFDMLGALPHNDFALIFVTAFDQFGIQAIKCSAIDYLLKPIEVEALQAAVTKVKTRIADKRKNLLLDNLLHTIQHRFSPNEHRLALPSLKETRFVYTRDIVRCESNNSYTSFYLLGGEKITVTNPIHEYEELLLPYGFIRTHQSHLVNGKFVKSMTRGAEALILLEDGTQVPVSRLKKELVRKMLT; from the coding sequence ATGATGAACGCGGTTATTATTGATGACGAACCCCTCAACATCACCAACCTGCAAAGGCTGCTGGAACAATATTGCCCGGAAGTTAAGATCATAAATACGGCCACCAGCGCCGACAAAGGCGCTGAAGCAATTTTGGAACATGCGCCTGACCTTGTTTTTCTTGACATTCAAATGCCTGGAAAGAGCGGCTTTGATATGCTGGGCGCACTGCCGCACAATGATTTCGCCCTGATCTTTGTTACAGCCTTCGACCAGTTTGGGATTCAGGCCATCAAGTGTTCGGCTATCGATTACCTGCTGAAACCAATTGAAGTGGAAGCCCTGCAAGCAGCCGTGACAAAAGTGAAAACACGCATAGCCGACAAACGTAAAAACTTACTGTTGGACAACCTGCTGCACACCATACAGCACCGCTTCTCTCCCAATGAACACCGGCTCGCGCTACCGTCGCTCAAAGAAACACGCTTTGTTTACACCAGGGATATCGTCCGTTGTGAAAGCAACAACAGCTATACCAGTTTTTACCTTCTGGGCGGAGAAAAGATCACCGTCACAAATCCTATTCATGAATACGAGGAGCTACTGCTGCCCTACGGTTTTATCCGAACCCACCAGTCGCACCTGGTAAACGGAAAATTCGTTAAAAGCATGACCAGGGGAGCAGAGGCGTTAATACTGTTGGAGGACGGTACACAAGTACCGGTTTCAAGGCTGAAAAAAGAATTGGTGAGGAAGATGCTTACATGA
- a CDS encoding sensor histidine kinase, with the protein MKRIFCFLLLINMFCHAAEAQVYTAKKQSIHFRVANVHLTITNAFITVPGKLYSPKNISYPAISEKMEVYDEQTAVSLLFTDSTVARTFAGSVFVDSALSGKKIFSPDAISVRVLFNGKVYQDWTPVSRLPSFADPETFSVQDSSKKGKSFRLPTPLLKDGQQIELEFREKNSKPFLKTRLTKLPWDTQPFLMAYKTDSMNGDNLLTLRQQLENIHHLYSETAYFGWPGSGMKGVHTVPADTKLTLYFRKRSDAGLWPFEYKINKEKTWRKSKEIIALGPMEAGSNYTLSVRFPGNDSSISQYYFSVKPPWYGTWWFRSLLLLLFAATALLVLFRLRYLRAKRKIKHYQLESKLLYAQLNPHFLFNALGSIQGLINDRQIEKANHYLTGFSGLLRGTIRMGTEEMIPLATEIKTLDHYIQLEKLRHEFQYESTINLEVAHEDIAIPPLLIQPAVENAIKHGVSILGDKGRLSISIQQEQKGLVISISDNGTGFDPNISAAGEGLKLTRARIELFNRSHPSQKIQMRITSGETGTMVIFRFQNRL; encoded by the coding sequence ATGAAAAGAATCTTCTGTTTCCTGCTGCTTATAAATATGTTTTGCCATGCGGCTGAAGCGCAGGTTTATACGGCAAAAAAACAATCCATCCACTTCAGAGTAGCCAATGTTCACCTCACCATAACCAATGCATTTATTACTGTTCCCGGTAAACTTTATAGCCCGAAAAATATCAGCTACCCTGCTATTTCAGAAAAAATGGAAGTGTATGATGAACAGACAGCCGTAAGCCTGCTCTTTACCGACAGTACAGTAGCAAGAACATTCGCGGGTTCTGTTTTCGTAGATTCCGCTTTATCAGGGAAAAAAATATTCAGCCCTGATGCCATAAGTGTACGGGTACTGTTCAATGGAAAAGTTTACCAGGATTGGACTCCTGTAAGCCGATTACCATCTTTTGCTGATCCGGAAACTTTCTCCGTGCAAGATTCTTCAAAAAAAGGGAAAAGTTTCCGCCTGCCCACCCCTCTTTTAAAAGACGGGCAGCAGATTGAACTGGAGTTTCGCGAGAAAAACAGTAAGCCATTTTTAAAAACCAGGTTAACGAAGCTGCCATGGGACACCCAGCCATTTCTGATGGCCTACAAAACAGACAGCATGAATGGCGACAACCTGCTCACACTGCGGCAACAACTGGAAAACATCCACCACCTATATTCAGAAACCGCTTATTTTGGCTGGCCTGGCAGCGGAATGAAAGGCGTGCATACAGTTCCAGCAGATACAAAGCTGACTTTATACTTCAGGAAACGTTCAGACGCGGGCTTATGGCCATTCGAATATAAAATCAATAAGGAGAAAACCTGGCGAAAAAGCAAGGAGATCATAGCTCTTGGTCCAATGGAAGCGGGTTCAAACTATACCTTATCTGTGCGGTTCCCAGGAAATGACTCCAGCATCTCACAATATTATTTCAGTGTTAAGCCCCCATGGTACGGCACATGGTGGTTCCGAAGCCTGTTGTTGTTGCTGTTTGCTGCAACCGCCCTACTGGTATTGTTCAGGCTCCGGTACCTGCGGGCAAAAAGGAAAATAAAACATTATCAACTTGAAAGTAAACTGCTTTACGCCCAGTTGAACCCGCATTTCCTTTTCAATGCACTGGGTTCCATACAAGGACTCATCAATGACCGGCAAATTGAAAAGGCCAACCATTACCTCACAGGATTCTCGGGTTTGTTGCGGGGCACCATCCGGATGGGAACTGAAGAAATGATCCCGCTGGCCACGGAAATAAAAACACTTGACCATTACATTCAACTGGAAAAGCTTCGGCATGAATTTCAATATGAATCAACCATCAACCTGGAGGTCGCGCATGAAGACATCGCCATTCCACCACTGCTGATACAGCCGGCTGTTGAAAATGCCATAAAACACGGTGTTTCAATCCTGGGCGATAAGGGACGTTTATCCATCAGCATACAACAGGAACAAAAAGGCCTGGTCATTAGCATTTCGGATAACGGTACAGGCTTTGACCCCAATATCAGTGCAGCCGGAGAAGGATTGAAACTCACGAGAGCACGCATTGAGCTCTTCAACCGTTCTCATCCGTCCCAAAAAATACAAATGCGGATAACATCGGGAGAAACAGGTACAATGGTTATATTCCGTTTTCAAAACAGGCTTTGA